In one Lolium rigidum isolate FL_2022 chromosome 3, APGP_CSIRO_Lrig_0.1, whole genome shotgun sequence genomic region, the following are encoded:
- the LOC124698854 gene encoding protein SINE1-like encodes MGRSLSPLLRQELENLDKDADSRRNAMKTLKSYAKQLDSKSIPHFLAEVSDNKAPGLPSGEFTISLYEVLARVHGRNIVPQIGNIMSTIMCTLSSSGGSFPLHQACSKVVPAIARYGIDPSAPEEDKASIISSLCKPLCGALMGNQDGAASGAALCLKALVESNNWRFASGETVNEVCLKVAGAMHDKSTRSNSHMGLAMALVKHNGLIAEAYARSLVRSALQILDGDTAESSSQKRLSAIQMINFFMKFVDPRSISSELGKVVDVMEQCQNDHMPFVRGAAFETSQTAKNIAAQKGSRHEVSSIPMVGSNFRRKRDKSPCRSLWSAKGSPGSSTMSASPVQFQSPESHAVDSSIMYGSTITESPISVGQSSCNFDQSRRANRRLWSNDGVDVSLKDGLFIKFCSSSKCLEDDLGEVCDSEVTETNFDYTDTFTGFVSASPNKIISRDNTPSPQASERPISIDDVKIYTTPRKLLRSLQSSYDFDSARHEEQSIAKLNCSSSSSSSPSDVEHNELVESSEDIQSEHSESKSEERNNEIEIAARPSANTGTKIVCNEDKPGFSSSEVENISCKESSEAELSSEHIEQDVCVTRSRGKARKYKTIFSLLLSLTIIIISMIALLIRIESCEDYIGLVPT; translated from the exons ATGGGCCGGAGCCTGAGTCCGCTGCTCCGGCAGGAGCTGGAGAACCTCGACAAGGACGCCGACAGCCGCCGGAACGCCATGAAGACACTCAAGTCCTACGCCAAGCAGCTGGACTCCAAGTCCATCCCCCACTTCCTGGCCGAGGTCTCGGACAACAAGGCCCCCGGCCTGCCCTCCGGCGAGTTCACCATCTCGCTCTACGAGGTCCTCGCCAGGGTCCACGGCCGGAACATTGTGCCGCAGATCGGCAACATAATGTCCACCATCATGTGCACCCTGTCGTCCAGCGGCGGGTCCTTCCCGCTGCACCAGGCGTGCTCAAAGGTGGTGCCGGCCATTGCAAGGTATGGCATCGACCCCTCAGCGCCCGAGGAGGACAAGGccagcatcatttcttccctcTGCAAGCCCCTCTGCGGTGCGCTCATGGGCAATCAGGATGGCGCGGCGTCAGGCGCTGCTCTCTGCCTTAAGGCGCTTGTTGAGTCAAACAATTGGAGGTTTGCATCTGGGGAAACGGTTAATGAGGTCTGCTTGAAGGTTGCTGGGGCGATGCATGATAAGTCAACGCGCTCCAATTCTCACATGGGCCTAGCAATGGCGCTTGTCAAGCACAATGGTctgattgcagaggcatatgcgagGTCCCTTGTGCGGTCTGCCTTGCAGATTCTTGACGGCGACACCGCTGAGAGCAGCTCCCAGAAGCGgctctccgccatccagatgattAATTTCTTCATGAAGTTTGTTGACCCTAGGAGCATATCCTCAGAGCTTGGCAAGGTGGTTGATGTCATGGAGCAATGCCAGAACGACCACATGCCATTCGTCCGAGGTGCTGCGTTTGAGACATCACAGACTGCCAAGAACATTGCTGCACAGAAGGGGTCAAGGCATGAGGTCAGCTCGATCCCTATGGTTGGCTCCAACTTCCGAAGGAAAAGAGACAAGAGCCCATGCAGGAGTCTCTGGAGTGCCAAGGGCAGCCCTGGAAGCTCCACCATGTCTGCTTCTCCAGTCCAGTTCCAGTCCCCGGAATCGCACGCTGTGGATTCATCCATCATGTATGGAAGTACCATCACCGAATCACCCATCTCAGTCGGGCAGTCCTCTTGCAACTTTGATCAGAGTCGGCGCGCAAACAGGAGGTTATGGAGCAATGATGGTGTCGATGTTTCTCTGAAGGATGGCTTGTTCATTAAATTCTGTTCAAGCAGCAAGTGCCTTGAAGATGACTTGGGGGAAGTTTGTGACAGTGAAGTAACCGAGACCAATTTTGACTACACTGATACATTCACAGGATTTGTGTCAGCTAGCCCCAACAAGATCATATCAAGAGATAATACCCCCAGTCCGCAG GCTTCTGAGAGGCCAATCAGCATTGATGATGTCAAGATATACACAACACCGAGAAAGCTTCTGCGATCTCTTCAGAGTTCATATGACTTTGACTCTGCTCGCCATGAGGAACAATCCATTGCCAAGCTGAActgctcatcatcgtcatcatcatcaccatccgaTGTGGAACATAATGAACTAGTGGAATCATCTGAGGATATACAATCTGAGCATTCCGAGAGCAAGAGTGAAGAGCGGAACAATGAAATTGAAATAGCTGCTAGGCCTAGCGCTAACACTGGTACTAAGATTGTCTGCAACGAAGATAAACCAGGTTTCTCCAGTTCTGAAGTTGAGAATATATCCTGCAAAGAATCCTCTGAGGCTGAACTCTCCTCGGAACACATAGAGCAAGATGTTTGCGTGACAAGAAGCAGAGGAAAGGCCAGGAAGTATAAGACAATATTCAGTTTACTTCTGAGCTTAACCATTATCATTATATCAATGATTGCTCTGTTAATTAGGATAGAGAGTTGTGAGGATTATATTGGCCTTGTCCCCACTTGA
- the LOC124698855 gene encoding serpin-ZXA-like produces MAAAVRDGQTALALRLAKQLAPASGNFSAKGNVAFSPASIHAALSLVAAGARGATLDQLLAFLGAPSSPGLADFGRRVVHQVLGDRAASGGPSVLFSGGIWVEASRGGISRAFRDVADQCYNSVARAVSFADKPVEVAEAINSWVRTATNNLIDSIVSASDITPNTDLVLANAVYFKAKWLHPFQARRTGPGTFHRLDGTRVDAQFMTQTMYGVHYASSVDGFKVLKLPYKHGSASDDTHYSMYIFLPDDHQGIAGMVDAITAGPEYLYSVLPKTANKSAVLTVRLPKFETSFDWDLGDDLRLMGLLLPFSPESADLRGIFHKNHSTYLSKVLHKAVVKVDEDGTEAAAATVTLMKGAGRKPPTQFVADHPFTFFIMEERSGVIVFAGHVLDPTNRSASKL; encoded by the exons ATGGCCGCCGCAGTCCGCGACGGGCAGACTGCCCTCGCGCTCCGCCTCGCCAAGCAGCTCGCGCCGGCAAGCGGCAACTTCTCCGCCAAGGGCAACGTCGCCTTCTCTCCGGCCTCCATCCACGCGGCGCTCTCCCTCGTGGCCGCGGGGGCGCGCGGGGCCACGCTCGACCAGCTGCTCGCCTTCCTCGGGGCGCCCTCGTCGCCGGGCCTCGCCGACTTCGGCCGACGCGTCGTCCACCAGGTCCTGGGCGATCGGGCGGCTTCCGGCGGGCCGAGCGTCCTCTTCAGCGGCGGCATCTGGGTCGAGGCCTCGCGCGGCGGAATCAGCAGGGCCTTCCGGGACGTCGCGGATCAGTGCTACAATTCCGTGGCCCGCGCCGTGAGCTTCGCCGACAAG CCGGTGGAAGTGGCGGAGGCGATCAACAGCTGGGTGAGGACGGCCACGAACAACCTCATCGACTCCATCGTCTCCGCCAGCGACATCACACCCAACACCGACCTCGTGCTcgccaacgccgtctacttcaaggccaagtggcTCCACCCGTTCCAAGCCCGCCGCACGGGGCCGGGCACGTTCCACCGGCTCGACGGCACCCGTGTCGACGCGCAGTTCATGACCCAGACCATGTACGGCGTGCACTACGCCTCCTCCGTCGAcggcttcaaggtcctcaagctccCCTACAAGCATGGCTCTGCCTCAGACGACACGCACTACTCCATGTACATCTTCCTCCCGGACGACCACCAGGGGATCGCCGGCATGGTGGACGCCATCACCGCAGGGCCGGAGTACCTCTACAGTGTCCTACCCAAGACGGCCAATAAGTCGGCCGTCCTCACGGTTAGGCTGCCCAAATTCGAGACAAGCTTCGACTGGGACCTGGGCGACGACCTCCGTCTGATGGGGCTCTTGCTGCCATTCTCGCCGGAGTCGGCTGACCTGCGGGGCATCTTCCACAAGAACCACTCGACTTACCTCAGCAAGGTTCTGCACAAGGCAGTCGTCAAGGTGGACGAAGATGGGACGGAGGCGGCCGCGGCCACAGTGACGTTGATGAAGGGTGCTGGAAGGAAGCCACCGACCCAGTTCGTCGCTGACCATCCCTTCACTTTCTTCATCATGGAGGAGCGGTCAGGGGTGATCGTCTTCGCCGGCCATGTCCTTGATCCCACCAACAGATCAGCATCCAAATTGTAG